In Paenibacillus sp. FSL M7-0420, a single genomic region encodes these proteins:
- a CDS encoding GNAT family N-acetyltransferase translates to MDTIVKLNLQDEFTLDELWSLQHKAYRLEAEIIGFRDIPPLLETRDMLSRVTEEFYGCFDETEELLGAVAVIEESPGKLTVTRMMVSPDHFRQGVAGRLLEFIFDRYAEMEQFIVSTGKLNLPAVTLYTKHGFIPAGSEEVVPGVELLEFHRTGRLK, encoded by the coding sequence ATGGATACAATCGTGAAGCTGAATCTGCAGGATGAGTTCACACTGGATGAGCTGTGGAGCCTTCAGCATAAGGCATACCGCCTGGAGGCGGAGATCATCGGGTTTCGTGACATACCGCCGCTGCTGGAGACGAGGGACATGCTCAGCCGGGTTACAGAGGAGTTCTACGGCTGCTTCGATGAGACGGAGGAGCTGCTCGGCGCTGTTGCAGTCATAGAGGAGTCTCCCGGCAAGCTAACCGTTACCCGGATGATGGTCAGCCCGGACCATTTCCGCCAAGGCGTGGCCGGAAGACTGTTGGAATTTATCTTTGACCGTTATGCGGAGATGGAGCAGTTTATCGTATCTACGGGGAAGCTGAACCTTCCGGCAGTGACGCTCTATACCAAGCACGGGTTCATTCCTGCCGGGTCCGAAGAGGTGGTTCCGGGAGTAGAGCTGCTGGAATTCCACCGGACAGGCAGGCTGAAATGA
- the gatB gene encoding Asp-tRNA(Asn)/Glu-tRNA(Gln) amidotransferase subunit GatB: MRLSMSKYETVIGLEVHVELHTKSKIFCGCSTEFGAPPNTHTCPVCLGHPGVLPVLNRQAVEYAMKAAMALNCTIGDVSKFDRKNYFYPDSPKAYQISQYDQPIGLGGWIDIEVNGETKRIGITRLHLEEDAGKLTHVDGGFASLVDFNRVGTPLIEIVSEPDLRSPEEARAYLEKIRAIMQYCDVSDVKMEEGSMRCDANISLRPAGQEEFGIRAELKNMNSFRGVLRGLEYEQFRQGEILDDGGTVVQETRRWDEAGGKTLSMRGKEEAHDYRYFPDPDLIVLHIGEDWKEAIRSTIPELPDARQARYSAEFGLTAYDAGVLTSSKPLADFFEGSLAFTQDAKAVANWMMGDLLGYLNSNNLELSQVKITPQGLGEMIGLIAGGTISSKIAKTVFKEMLESGKLPAVIVEEQGLVQISDEGAIKRIVEEVIAANPQSVEDYKAGKKQAIGFLVGQVMKASKGKANPGLANTLLTEVLNR; this comes from the coding sequence ATGAGATTATCTATGTCTAAATATGAAACGGTCATCGGGCTGGAAGTTCATGTGGAGCTTCATACCAAGTCCAAAATCTTCTGCGGCTGCTCTACTGAATTCGGCGCGCCGCCTAATACGCACACCTGTCCGGTCTGTCTTGGTCACCCCGGTGTACTGCCGGTACTGAACCGCCAAGCGGTGGAGTATGCCATGAAAGCGGCAATGGCTCTGAACTGTACGATCGGCGATGTCAGCAAATTCGACCGCAAAAACTATTTTTACCCCGATTCCCCGAAGGCCTACCAGATCTCGCAATATGATCAGCCTATCGGCCTCGGCGGCTGGATTGATATTGAAGTGAACGGCGAGACCAAGCGGATCGGGATCACCCGTCTTCATCTGGAAGAGGACGCCGGTAAGCTGACTCATGTGGATGGAGGCTTCGCTTCGCTCGTTGACTTCAACCGTGTGGGGACGCCGCTGATTGAGATTGTCTCTGAGCCTGATCTGCGTTCACCGGAGGAAGCGCGTGCTTACCTGGAGAAGATCCGCGCCATTATGCAGTACTGCGATGTGTCCGATGTGAAGATGGAGGAAGGCTCCATGCGTTGTGATGCCAACATCAGCCTGCGGCCGGCAGGGCAGGAGGAATTCGGTATCCGTGCGGAGCTGAAGAATATGAACTCCTTCCGCGGGGTTCTGCGCGGGCTGGAGTATGAGCAGTTCCGTCAGGGGGAGATTCTGGATGACGGGGGAACTGTTGTACAGGAGACCCGCCGCTGGGATGAAGCCGGAGGCAAGACCTTGTCCATGCGCGGCAAGGAGGAAGCCCATGATTACCGTTATTTCCCGGACCCGGATCTGATTGTGCTGCATATTGGCGAGGACTGGAAGGAAGCGATCCGCTCCACGATCCCTGAGCTGCCGGATGCCCGGCAGGCCCGGTACAGTGCGGAGTTTGGTCTGACTGCCTATGATGCCGGAGTACTTACCTCCTCCAAGCCGCTTGCAGACTTTTTCGAGGGCAGTCTTGCCTTCACGCAGGATGCCAAGGCTGTCGCCAACTGGATGATGGGCGATCTGCTGGGGTATTTGAACAGCAATAATCTGGAGTTATCCCAGGTGAAGATTACGCCGCAGGGACTGGGCGAGATGATCGGCCTGATCGCAGGCGGAACCATCAGCAGCAAAATCGCCAAAACCGTATTCAAAGAAATGCTGGAGAGCGGGAAGCTGCCGGCGGTAATTGTAGAAGAGCAAGGCCTTGTTCAGATCAGCGATGAAGGGGCGATCAAGCGGATTGTGGAGGAAGTGATCGCGGCCAACCCGCAATCGGTCGAAGACTACAAGGCAGGCAAGAAACAAGCGATCGGCTTCCTTGTAGGACAGGTCATGAAGGCAAGCAAAGGGAAGGCTAACCCGGGGCTTGCGAACACTCTGCTCACAGAAGTGCTGAACAGATAG
- the gatA gene encoding Asp-tRNA(Asn)/Glu-tRNA(Gln) amidotransferase subunit GatA, translating to MSLFQYRLPEVHNMLNTKAVSVSELTEESLSVIAERDSKVHAFLTLNEEGARAKARELDDKLATGAARGLLFGLPAGIKDNIVTQGLRTTCASQFLANFQPIYDATVVSKLRQADAVTIGKLNMDEFAMGGSNENSSFGAVRNPWDLERVPGGSSGGSAAAVAAGEVFFTLGSDTGGSIRQPASYCGVVGLKPTYGLVSRYGLVAFASSLDQIGPITRTVEDSAYVLQAIAGYDAQDSTSAKVSIPDYLSSLTGDISGLRIAVPKEYIGEGVDAQVRESVLAALKVLEGLGAVWEEVSLPHTEYAVAAYYLLSSSEASSNLARFDGVRYGTRVDDGGGLLDLYHNSRSQGFGPEVKRRIMLGTYALSSGYYDAYYLKAQKVRTLIKQDFDEVFQKYDVVIGPTAPTTAFKLGSQTEDPLTMYLNDILTIPVSLAGIPAISIPCGFAEGLPVGLQIIGKEFDESTVLRVAHAFEQHTEHHKARPQL from the coding sequence TTGAGCCTGTTTCAATACCGATTACCTGAAGTACATAACATGCTGAACACCAAAGCGGTCTCGGTCAGTGAGCTGACCGAGGAATCGCTGTCCGTCATTGCGGAGCGTGACAGCAAGGTTCATGCCTTTTTGACACTGAATGAAGAGGGGGCCCGTGCTAAGGCGCGCGAGCTTGATGACAAGCTGGCAACCGGTGCTGCAAGAGGGCTGCTGTTCGGATTGCCTGCCGGTATTAAGGATAATATCGTGACCCAAGGTCTGCGCACCACCTGTGCCAGCCAGTTTCTGGCCAATTTCCAGCCAATCTATGATGCCACAGTAGTCTCCAAGCTGCGCCAGGCCGATGCGGTAACGATCGGCAAGCTGAACATGGACGAGTTCGCCATGGGCGGCTCCAATGAGAATTCCAGCTTTGGCGCTGTGCGCAATCCATGGGATTTGGAACGTGTTCCCGGCGGTTCGAGCGGCGGCTCGGCAGCAGCGGTTGCAGCCGGGGAAGTCTTCTTCACTCTCGGCTCAGACACAGGCGGCTCCATCCGCCAGCCAGCCTCCTATTGCGGAGTGGTCGGCCTCAAGCCTACGTATGGCCTGGTCTCCCGTTACGGACTTGTCGCTTTTGCTTCCTCCCTGGATCAGATCGGTCCGATTACCCGTACTGTGGAGGATTCCGCATACGTCCTGCAGGCAATTGCCGGTTATGATGCCCAGGACTCCACTTCGGCGAAGGTCAGCATCCCGGATTACCTGAGCTCGCTCACCGGTGATATTTCCGGTCTGCGCATTGCTGTGCCGAAGGAGTACATCGGCGAAGGTGTGGATGCCCAGGTCCGTGAATCGGTGCTCGCAGCGCTCAAAGTACTGGAAGGCCTTGGCGCAGTATGGGAAGAGGTCTCCCTTCCGCATACCGAATATGCCGTAGCCGCTTATTATCTGCTCTCCTCCTCGGAGGCTTCCTCCAACCTGGCCCGCTTTGACGGTGTCCGTTACGGGACGCGTGTGGATGATGGAGGCGGATTGCTGGATCTGTACCATAACTCCCGCAGTCAAGGCTTCGGTCCTGAAGTCAAACGCCGGATTATGCTCGGCACCTACGCGCTCAGCTCCGGATATTATGATGCTTATTATTTGAAGGCGCAGAAGGTACGCACCTTGATTAAGCAGGATTTCGATGAAGTATTCCAGAAATATGATGTCGTGATTGGTCCGACTGCGCCAACCACAGCCTTTAAGCTGGGCTCGCAGACCGAAGATCCGCTGACAATGTATCTGAATGATATTCTGACCATTCCTGTCAGTCTGGCCGGTATTCCTGCCATCAGCATTCCTTGCGGCTTCGCCGAGGGCCTGCCTGTCGGCTTGCAGATTATCGGCAAGGAGTTTGATGAGAGTACGGTACTGCGCGTTGCGCATGCCTTTGAACAGCATACAGAGCATCACAAGGCCCGCCCGCAACTGTAG
- the gatC gene encoding Asp-tRNA(Asn)/Glu-tRNA(Gln) amidotransferase subunit GatC produces the protein MSITVKDVQHVAKLARLQLSPEEEATFTEQMNAILQYAEKLNELDTENVPPTTHVLQVSNVMRDDVVKESLTQEAALLNAPEDEEGHFKVPAVLE, from the coding sequence ATGAGCATCACCGTCAAAGATGTGCAGCATGTGGCCAAGCTGGCCCGCCTGCAATTAAGCCCGGAAGAAGAGGCTACCTTCACCGAACAAATGAATGCTATTTTACAATATGCCGAGAAGTTGAATGAGCTGGATACCGAGAACGTTCCGCCGACCACCCATGTGCTGCAGGTCAGCAATGTGATGCGTGACGATGTGGTGAAGGAGAGCCTGACCCAGGAGGCAGCCCTGCTTAACGCACCTGAAGACGAAGAAGGACATTTCAAGGTTCCCGCTGTTCTGGAATAA
- the araA gene encoding L-arabinose isomerase yields MLQAKPYVFWFVTGSQGLYGEDVLAQVEENSRKMVEELNREGGLPYPIEFRETVTAPEAILRVCLEANSSGTCAGVITWMHTFSPAKMWISGLAQLRKPLLHLHTQYNIEIPWDSIDMEFMNLNQAAHGDREFGFIGARLRMPRKIIAGHWKDEEVRARIGGWMKTAAGYTGSQTMRIARFGDNMRDVAVTEGDKVEAQIKLGWTVNGYPAGDLAERVRSVSDAKLRTLMDEYAELYDFTDQGRADGAEREAIREQARMEIALSEFLEEGRYTAFVTSFQDLHGLKQLPGLAAQRLMAAGYGFGGEGDWKTAALVRMMKIMAGNQGTSFMEDYTYHLQKGNELVLGSHMLEICPSLAADRPRIEVHPLFVGGKEAPARLIFNGASGKGINATLVDMGDRFRLIVNEVNAVQNEHRMPHLPVARLLWQPEPSLTRASEAWILAGGAHHFAFSFHTTSEQLRDWARMAGIECLVIDASSTFTSLENELRWNDLYYRLNH; encoded by the coding sequence ATGCTGCAAGCTAAGCCATATGTATTCTGGTTTGTAACAGGGAGCCAAGGTTTGTACGGAGAGGATGTACTTGCGCAAGTAGAAGAGAATTCCAGGAAAATGGTGGAGGAGCTAAACCGCGAAGGAGGCCTTCCGTATCCGATTGAGTTCCGCGAAACCGTCACGGCCCCGGAAGCGATTCTGCGGGTTTGCCTTGAAGCCAATTCCAGCGGGACCTGCGCAGGGGTGATTACCTGGATGCACACCTTCTCGCCGGCCAAAATGTGGATCTCGGGGCTGGCCCAGCTGCGCAAGCCGCTGCTCCATCTGCACACCCAATACAATATTGAGATTCCCTGGGACAGTATTGATATGGAATTTATGAACTTGAACCAGGCGGCGCACGGTGACCGTGAGTTCGGGTTCATCGGCGCCCGCCTGCGCATGCCCAGAAAGATTATTGCAGGCCACTGGAAGGATGAAGAGGTACGTGCAAGAATCGGAGGGTGGATGAAGACGGCGGCGGGCTATACCGGGAGCCAGACGATGAGAATCGCCAGGTTCGGTGACAATATGCGTGATGTCGCGGTGACGGAAGGCGATAAGGTGGAGGCGCAAATTAAGCTGGGGTGGACGGTCAACGGTTATCCGGCCGGCGATTTGGCTGAACGGGTTCGGAGTGTAAGTGATGCCAAGCTGCGTACGCTGATGGATGAATACGCCGAATTATATGACTTTACGGATCAGGGTCGCGCCGATGGCGCTGAACGGGAAGCCATTCGTGAACAGGCGCGGATGGAGATTGCGCTGAGCGAATTTTTGGAGGAGGGCAGGTATACAGCGTTCGTGACCAGCTTCCAGGACCTGCATGGATTGAAGCAATTGCCGGGGCTGGCGGCTCAGCGGCTGATGGCGGCAGGCTACGGCTTCGGCGGTGAAGGCGACTGGAAGACGGCCGCGCTGGTACGGATGATGAAGATTATGGCCGGTAATCAAGGGACTTCTTTCATGGAGGATTATACGTATCATCTGCAAAAGGGCAATGAACTGGTACTGGGTTCCCATATGCTGGAGATCTGCCCGTCCCTGGCTGCGGACAGACCAAGGATTGAAGTGCATCCCTTGTTTGTCGGCGGCAAGGAAGCTCCTGCGCGTCTAATATTTAACGGAGCCAGCGGCAAAGGAATCAATGCCACACTGGTGGATATGGGCGACCGGTTCCGCCTGATCGTCAATGAAGTGAATGCCGTACAGAATGAACATAGAATGCCTCATCTGCCGGTAGCGCGTCTCCTCTGGCAGCCGGAGCCGTCCTTGACCCGTGCATCGGAAGCCTGGATTCTGGCCGGGGGTGCACATCACTTCGCCTTTTCCTTCCATACAACAAGTGAACAGCTCCGGGATTGGGCGCGCATGGCAGGAATCGAGTGTCTCGTCATCGACGCCTCCAGTACCTTTACCTCACTCGAAAATGAGCTGCGCTGGAATGACCTGTATTACCGGTTGAATCATTAG
- a CDS encoding aldose 1-epimerase family protein, which translates to MARLYGREWTRRELEARVGRIEQLAGVQPFVMREGPEAGQEVFRVRTGSGLSYWVHPGKGMDISLAEFCGIPVSWSAANGDPHAAYFRDEGNHWLHTASGGLLMTCGLSQAGAAGQDEYGAYGLHGQIHHTPARQASYQAEWQGNEYELRLRGVVEETSIFGHKLRLTRTITSRLGENSLQLSDIVENTGFTPAPHLMLYHFNFGFPLLAEDTRIILPESNSVPRDGSMEMSRIDEWQAPDQSFKEQVYYHEPLERQTYICAQISSPSFPVPGLSSSAGGLTVELKWDQRTLPRLVQWRMPGAGEHVLGLEPSNCWTRGRAEEREADSLQLLEPGEVVHYGIEMKFKTN; encoded by the coding sequence ATGGCAAGACTTTATGGCAGAGAATGGACCCGGCGCGAGCTGGAGGCCAGAGTTGGCCGGATAGAGCAGCTTGCGGGAGTGCAGCCCTTTGTAATGAGAGAAGGGCCGGAGGCCGGTCAGGAAGTGTTCCGTGTGCGGACCGGCTCTGGCCTCTCCTATTGGGTGCATCCCGGCAAGGGAATGGATATCTCTTTGGCTGAATTTTGCGGGATTCCGGTTAGCTGGTCTGCCGCCAACGGCGATCCCCATGCCGCTTATTTCAGGGATGAGGGGAATCACTGGCTACACACGGCTTCCGGCGGGTTGCTGATGACTTGCGGATTATCACAAGCAGGTGCAGCTGGCCAGGACGAATACGGAGCTTATGGATTGCATGGACAAATCCACCATACGCCGGCACGCCAGGCCTCGTATCAGGCGGAATGGCAAGGCAATGAATATGAATTGCGCCTGCGGGGAGTCGTAGAGGAAACATCTATTTTTGGACATAAGCTGCGGTTGACCCGCACGATTACAAGCAGGCTTGGAGAGAACAGCTTGCAGCTTAGCGATATTGTGGAGAATACAGGGTTCACACCTGCCCCGCATCTGATGCTGTATCATTTCAACTTTGGTTTTCCTTTGCTTGCGGAGGATACCAGGATCATCTTGCCGGAGAGTAACAGTGTTCCGCGAGACGGCAGCATGGAGATGTCGCGGATAGATGAATGGCAGGCGCCGGATCAGAGTTTTAAGGAACAAGTGTATTACCATGAGCCATTGGAACGGCAAACGTACATTTGCGCACAAATCAGCAGCCCTTCTTTTCCTGTACCCGGCTTATCCTCATCTGCGGGAGGGCTGACGGTAGAGCTGAAGTGGGATCAGCGGACGCTGCCCCGACTGGTGCAGTGGAGAATGCCCGGAGCAGGTGAACATGTGCTGGGACTTGAGCCGTCCAATTGCTGGACACGGGGGAGAGCGGAAGAACGCGAAGCAGATTCGCTGCAACTGCTGGAGCCTGGAGAAGTCGTTCATTACGGGATTGAAATGAAATTCAAAACGAACTGA
- a CDS encoding class II fructose-bisphosphate aldolase, giving the protein MPLVTLKELMKDAEAKRYAVGAYNVINLEMIRGIIAGAEEARSPVILSFAEVHIPLVPLEVIAPIILAAARQARVPVAVHLDHGQDHEILIRAMQLGFSSVMFDGAHLPLEENIRQTNEISKIAKALGVSVEAELGKILRPEGGGDEEEIEEYDPDDVYTNPQEAQTFIAHTDVDALAVAYGTAHGVYLTEPVLDFERLKLIKELTGLPLVMHGGSGLDEAAYVTSIQCGIRKLNYYSNMAHEVANTLQAKLAANSAQQHKSYYHDISRWAMEAVQQDIVRTMRIFGSAGQA; this is encoded by the coding sequence ATGCCATTAGTGACCCTGAAAGAGTTAATGAAGGATGCCGAAGCCAAACGTTATGCCGTCGGCGCGTACAATGTGATTAATTTGGAGATGATCCGGGGAATCATTGCCGGGGCTGAGGAGGCGCGCTCACCGGTCATTCTGTCCTTTGCGGAAGTACATATTCCGCTTGTTCCGCTGGAGGTGATCGCTCCTATTATACTGGCAGCTGCGAGGCAAGCGCGGGTTCCCGTTGCAGTACACCTGGACCACGGCCAGGATCACGAAATTCTGATCCGGGCGATGCAGCTCGGGTTCTCGTCAGTGATGTTCGACGGTGCGCATCTGCCGCTGGAGGAGAATATCCGCCAGACCAATGAGATCAGCAAAATCGCCAAGGCGCTCGGCGTTTCAGTAGAGGCTGAGCTTGGCAAGATTCTGCGTCCGGAAGGCGGCGGAGACGAGGAAGAGATAGAAGAGTATGATCCGGACGATGTTTACACCAATCCCCAAGAGGCACAAACCTTTATTGCACATACCGATGTCGATGCGCTCGCCGTTGCTTACGGGACCGCGCACGGTGTTTATCTGACAGAACCGGTTCTGGATTTTGAGCGGTTGAAGCTCATCAAAGAGCTTACCGGCCTGCCGCTGGTGATGCATGGCGGGTCTGGACTGGATGAAGCCGCCTATGTAACTTCCATACAGTGCGGCATCCGCAAGCTTAACTATTATTCCAATATGGCGCATGAAGTGGCCAATACCCTCCAGGCAAAATTGGCGGCCAACAGCGCGCAGCAGCACAAAAGCTATTATCATGACATATCCAGATGGGCTATGGAAGCAGTGCAGCAGGATATTGTGCGCACGATGAGAATTTTCGGGAGTGCCGGACAAGCCTGA
- a CDS encoding FGGY-family carbohydrate kinase has protein sequence MAVDLIGLDIGSTGTKCLIMAPTGEVLAQAYREYPMESPESGCYELNPQRVWEAVTAVISSAMNKYDRPPAMLAGLSVSSFGEAAVLLDSGGCVLGNSLLYIDKRGSEQLEVLVEHIGEENIIGKTGLHPHPMYTLSKLMWYREERPDIYERLHTFLPFGSFILYKLGAGPVIDYSLASRTMAFDVHRLEWDENIIRASGLRSGIFPQALELGSRIGRISPAAAEALGLPVHLQLVLGGHDQVCATIGAGITEEGSAVDGIGTVECITPVFHKMRVNDKALAASKLALVPYIQGSYTTYAFNFTGGSLLKWYRDQFGYEEKCAADESGRSVYEIMGESAGEGPTDILVLPHFAGSGTPYMNPAAVGVIAGLNFNTTKGELYRALMEGVTYEMRLNLDCLEQAGMSIRELKACGGGAKSALWLQIKADIMNRAVIALDIEEAGILGAVILAGVALGVFPSYAEAARCLVKAGTTFYPRPENRRHYDENYAKYKRLYQAVNNVMSNP, from the coding sequence ATGGCCGTCGATCTCATAGGCCTGGATATCGGGTCAACAGGCACGAAATGCCTCATCATGGCTCCAACGGGCGAGGTGCTGGCCCAGGCATACAGGGAATATCCCATGGAATCGCCGGAAAGCGGCTGTTATGAGCTGAATCCGCAGCGGGTGTGGGAAGCGGTTACAGCTGTGATAAGTTCCGCAATGAACAAGTATGACAGGCCGCCTGCCATGCTTGCCGGCCTGTCCGTTTCTTCCTTTGGGGAGGCTGCCGTTCTACTCGACAGCGGGGGATGCGTGCTTGGCAACAGCCTGCTGTATATTGACAAGCGGGGAAGCGAGCAACTGGAGGTTTTGGTGGAGCATATCGGAGAAGAGAATATCATTGGCAAGACGGGTCTTCATCCCCATCCGATGTACACCCTCTCCAAATTGATGTGGTACAGGGAAGAGCGGCCGGACATTTATGAGCGGCTTCATACCTTTCTGCCGTTTGGATCATTTATTCTCTATAAGCTGGGTGCAGGACCGGTAATCGACTATTCACTGGCGTCCAGAACGATGGCCTTTGATGTCCACCGGCTTGAGTGGGATGAAAATATTATCCGGGCGTCAGGCTTAAGGAGCGGGATATTTCCCCAGGCGCTGGAGCTTGGATCACGGATCGGCCGGATTTCACCCGCAGCGGCTGAGGCGCTGGGGCTGCCTGTGCACCTCCAGCTGGTGCTCGGCGGACATGACCAGGTATGTGCCACCATAGGCGCGGGAATTACGGAAGAAGGCTCGGCGGTGGACGGCATCGGTACCGTAGAGTGCATCACGCCGGTCTTCCATAAAATGCGGGTCAATGACAAGGCGCTTGCTGCCAGCAAGCTGGCACTGGTTCCTTATATCCAGGGGAGTTATACCACCTATGCCTTTAATTTCACCGGAGGCTCCCTGCTCAAGTGGTACAGGGACCAGTTCGGTTATGAAGAGAAATGTGCGGCAGATGAGTCCGGCCGGAGTGTCTATGAGATTATGGGCGAGAGCGCCGGAGAAGGTCCTACGGACATCTTGGTACTTCCGCATTTTGCCGGCTCAGGCACTCCATACATGAATCCGGCTGCGGTTGGGGTCATCGCGGGCTTGAATTTCAACACCACGAAGGGTGAACTGTACAGAGCCTTGATGGAAGGCGTCACCTATGAGATGAGGCTCAATCTGGATTGCCTGGAGCAGGCGGGTATGAGTATCAGGGAACTAAAAGCCTGCGGCGGCGGTGCCAAGTCCGCCCTGTGGCTGCAAATCAAGGCGGACATCATGAACAGGGCCGTCATCGCCCTTGATATCGAAGAGGCAGGTATTCTCGGAGCGGTGATTCTGGCCGGGGTGGCGCTGGGAGTGTTCCCTTCCTATGCAGAAGCTGCCCGCTGTCTGGTGAAGGCGGGCACTACCTTCTATCCCCGCCCGGAGAACCGCAGGCACTATGACGAGAATTACGCCAAATATAAACGGCTGTATCAAGCAGTGAATAACGTCATGTCGAACCCATAG